From Daucus carota subsp. sativus chromosome 6, DH1 v3.0, whole genome shotgun sequence, the proteins below share one genomic window:
- the LOC108224473 gene encoding E3 ubiquitin-protein ligase RSL1 has protein sequence MVKVMLSSLLCALYSKKKKKRVIKNCADSPEFDRPGDASPELNTVDQAQIKEPEREKELHIQNNLCASQLNSKIEISASSSTIQLLPLSETKSEKVIDKVVKPSESFCEICMEHKESWQMFTNSTCSHSFCDNCTSKHVETKVQDKVKIVTCPAVKCNTTLDSGACRWMFSEDILICWDESLCKSMIEESQKLYCPFRDCSIMLVNDSGSEVTETKCPVCQRTFCAQCQVPWHPEFTCHEFLKLSGKKKRGIDLMVEKIAKKNNWRKCPSCKFYVEKSQGCSHMTCRCSYEFCYRCGSKWSSKHAACKYARC, from the exons ATGGTGAAAGTGATGCTGAGCTCACTTCTTTGCGCTCTCTActccaagaagaagaagaagagagtgATCAAAAACTGTGCTGATTCACCGGAGTTTGATCGTCCCGGCGATGCTTCGCCGGAGCTCAACACCGTCGATCAAG CGCAGATTAAGGAGCCTGAAAGAGAAAAAGAATTGCATATTCAAAATAATCTGTGCGCTTCTCAACTGAATTCGAAGATTGAAATCAGTGCATCATCCTCTACTATCCAGTTATTACCACTATCAGAAACAAAGTCGGAAAAGGTTATAGACAAAGTTGTCAAACCATCTGAAAGCTTCTGTGAAATTTGTATGGAACACAAAGAATCCTGGCAGATGTTCACAAACAGTACATGCTCTCACTCTTTTTGTGACAACTGTACAAGCAAACACGTTGAAACCAAAGTtcaagacaaagtaaagatcgtCACCTGCCCTGCCGTAAAATGCAATACAACACTAGATTCAGGCGCTTGTAGGTGGATGTTTAGTGAAGACATTCTAATCTGCTGGGATGAGTCTCTTTGCAAATCCATGATAGAAGAATCGCAGAAGCTCTACTGTCCTTTCAGGGATTGTTCCATAATGCTTGTTAATGATTCAGGATCAGAAGTCACTGAAACAAAATGCCCCGTATGCCAACGAACATTTTGTGCACAGTGCCAGGTCCCTTGGCATCCAGAATTCACATGCCACGAATTTCTCAAGTTAAGTGGTAAAAAGAAACGGGGAATAGATCTCATGGTGGAAAAGATCGCTAAGAAGAACAACTGGAGGAAATGTCCTAGCTGCAAATTTTATGTCGAAAAATCACAGGGTTGTTCTCATATGACTTGCAGATGTTCATATGAATTCTGCTATAGGTGTGGTTCGAAGTGGAGTTCGAAACATGCTGCTTGTAAATATGCTAGAtgttga
- the LOC108226345 gene encoding uncharacterized protein LOC108226345 encodes MTNTTEQTTGNTSNPNPGFDFGNSPEGLLPTPEEQQQMLLKWREEQAAKAQSSKTKEQEAARLAKKREADELRLKALQLQREEIELQERALREALEAEGDRVPEGEGNKKRNREDQDGSSDSESHSRGPRHRHVTPSDTEGEEGPHVRDRLRRMEKAMFGDKTLTHEPVIVEEIEQYRPPPGRQFPKMNEFNGKGDPIDHCDKYESLMTGMGHCDIMLCKMFKTYLKGSATMWYRSLRPRSVSSYDQLKRKFLRHYSHLCRREKDTEALIHCRQRPNEELGDYLARFKEEAGMVTNLDKVKAAGFLTAGLDPVKGKKLRSSLYDIPPKSLNDIYLRGESIRRKMESIGGHKSDRKDDRYSSRSDGRGKRNDGHRGRRDERDEKPDRGAERRRDRDSTVFTPLNTSVSKILNEIKGKPGFVRPPKMKIPDYKKNSDKYCDYHRDNGHNTDECYHLKKLIERMVKAGDLNQYVKDLRDRLGPKEDKGKAPEEGERYRGEVRTIFGGTILDRSSKTAKKKYARQVYNLYSINSTKQSYPIMFSQEDYEDVMLPHEDPLVINPVIGQNKIWKVLVDGGSSVNVLYYNTYQKMNLEGKQIDTCYEAPLYGFGNQPVPIEGTIHLPLLLGKSPYTVEKQVKFYVVRVESPFNAILGRPVLTAFEAIASIPHLKLKFPTEKGVGEMRGDQKAARIIMLEDLEKDKDLGGAEGNKRRRTEDGPGGSGHALHIELEKFGNDLSNPIAEPGTETEEVELYAGCSGKMVRIGKDMEPGLKEKVIDVVRRYHDVFAWGPEDMPGLDESIARHRLNVHPQAVPVKQKKRNFAVERQKVIEAEVEKLLEAKFIEEIEYPEWLANVVVVKKSNNKWRMCVDYTDLNKNCPKDHYPLPNIDQLIDATSGYQILSFLDAFSGYHQIAMDAEDIPKTAFITPKGTYAYIKMPFGLKNAGATFQRMVNKVFADQIGRNMECYVDDMIVKSLFRDHTDDLKECFETLRRNNMKINPAKCTFGVCSGKFLGYMVSARGIEANPEKIKAVLEMEAPKTIRDIQRLTGRLAALRRFISRSAEKALPFFEVLKGAKNFEWGPNCIKAFEEIKEYLVRAPLLLRPDPKETLQLYLAVTDRTLGAVLVKEHENNQHPVFYVSHMLRDAESRYPNAEKFAYGLVMASRKLRHYFQGRTIQVVTDQPLKKILSRPEASGRVVAWSVELGEYDLEYVPRTAIKAQALVDFMVECIFSGPKDLEPKEQLIRTPGKWKLFVDGSVAGSKCGAGLILSSPEGFEICQAIRFTFPLTNNEAEYEALLAGMGLAKNLEVRHLRAFSDSMLVVKHFSGEYEQKEPRTKAYAAKVREQTLFFETFELSAIGREDNGRADALSRLASAETQNLTGSIYLTEVKMPSVDKKACLEIHQGINWMTPIRAYLEEGFLPLEKKEAQKIKYRAASYTLIGGRLFRRSVSQPLLRCLDPEEQLLALETVHEGICGEHLAGRSLALKILRQGFFWPTLREDAANYSKKCRQCQIHSNVPKQPPEEMTSVLSPIPFSMWAIDIVGILPTSTRQAKYCIVAIDYMTKWVEARPLSAITEQAAKKFFLEQIIVRFGIPMVCVSDNGTQFVGKKFKEFLANFGIQQRFSSVGHPQGNGAIEAANKIIFHGIKKRLGEAKGLWAEELPWVLWAYRTTPRSSTGETPFRLAYGTDSLVPVEVGLESYRTQVFNPDTNEYGLRGNLDLLEEEREAAHQRNVRYQQQASQYYDSGIRKRSFRVGDMVLRDLATSMPTKQGKLMPNWEGPYTVVEIVRPGTYKLATPDGSPIKNTWHASQLRKYYQ; translated from the coding sequence ATGACAAACACAACCGAACAAACCACTGGAAATACCTCCAACCCAAACCCAGGTTTCGACTTTGGCAATAGTCCCGAAGGGCTGTTGCCCACCCCCGAAGAACAACAGCAGATGCTGTTGAAATGGCGAGAAGAGCAGGCTGCTAAAGCCCAATCTTCCAAGACCAAAGAGCAAGAAGCTGCCCGACTAGCCAAGAAGAGGGAAGCCGACGAACTCCGGCTAAAGGCCCTCCAGCTACAAAGGGAAGAGATTGAGCTCCAAGAGAGAGCTCTCCGAGAGGCCTTGGAGGCCGAAGGAGATCGAGTGCCGGAAGGCGAAGGAAATAAGAAGAGGAATCGGGAAGACCAAGACGGGTCTTCGGACTCCGAGTCGCATTCCCGAGGGCCTCGTCACAGGCATGTCACACCTTCGGATACCGAAGGAGAGGAAGGTCCCCACGTTAGGGACCGACTTCGCCGAATGGAGAAGGCCATGTTTGGGGACAAGACGTTGACCCATGAGCCAGTGATAGTCGAGGAGATCGAGCAATATCGGCCGCCCCCGGGTAGACAGTTCCCGAAGATGAATGAATTTAACGGGAAGGGCGACCCGATCGATCACTGCGACAAGTACGAGTCCCTGATGACTGGAATGGGGCATTGTGACATCATGCTATGCAAGATGTTTAAGACCTACCTGAAGGGATCCGCTACGATGTGGTACCGATCCCTACGACCAAGGTCGGTCAGTTCTTATGATCAATTGAAACGCAAGTTTTTGAGGCACTACTCTCACTTGTGCCGAAGAGAGAAGGATACAGAAGCCCTAATTCATTGCCGACAGAGACCCAATGAGGAGTTGGGCGATTACTTGGCCAGGTTCAAGGAAGAAGCTGGGATGGTCACTAATCTGGATAAGGTGAAGGCTGCAGGGTTCCTGACGGCTGGTCTGGATCCGGTGAAGGGTAAGAAGCTCCGATCATCTTTGTATGATATACCCCCCAAATCGCTGAATGACATCTATTTGCGGGGAGAAAGCAtcagaaggaagatggaatccATCGGGGGACACAAGAGCGACCGGAAAGATGATCGATACAGTTCCCGTTCGGACGGCAGGGGAAAAAGAAATGATGGCCACCGAGGCAGGAGAGATGAAAGGGATGAAAAGCCGGATAGGGGGGCCGAACGAAGGAGAGATAGAGACAGCACTGTGTTCACTCCTCTGAATACATCTGTCTCCAAGATTCTTAACGAAATTAAAGGGAAACCAGGATTCGTTCGACCGCCGAAGATGAAGATCCCAGATTACAAGAAGAACTCTGATAAGTATTGCGACTACCATCGGGACAACGGGCATAATACCGATGAATGCTACCACTTGAAGAAGTTAATAGAGAGGATGGTCAAGGCTGGTGATTTAAACCAGTATGTTAAGGATCTGAGGGATCggttgggtcccaaagaagataAAGGGAAGGCGCCCGAAGAAGGTGAGAGGTACAGAGGTGAGGTCCGAACGATTTTCGGGGGAACAATTCTGGACCGAAGTAGCAAAACGGCTAAGAAGAAGTACGCCCGACAGGTCTACAACCTCTATagcatcaactccaccaaacaGTCGTATCCTATAATGTTTTCACAAGAAGATTATGAGGATGTTATGCTGCCGCACGAGGATCCGTTGGTCATTAATCCCGTGATCGGCCAAAACAAGATCTGGAAGGTTCTGGTTGACGGGGGAAGTTCTGTTAACGTCCTCTACTACAACACCTACCAGAAGATGAACCTGGAAGGCAAGCAGATCGATACCTGCTATGAGGCACCCCTCTATGGTTTCGGCAACCAGCCGGTCCCGATTGAAGGTACGATCCACTTGCCCCTATTGCTCGGTAAATCCCCTTATACTGTGGAAAAGCAGGTCAAGTTCTATGTGGTCCGAGTCGAGAGTCCCTTCAATGCCATCTTGGGGAGGCCTGTTCTCACTGCTTTCGAAGCCATTGCCTCTATTCCCCATCTTAAGTTGAAGTTCCCGACCGAAAAGGGGGTGGGAGAGATGAGAGGTGATCAGAAGGCAGCTAGGATCATTATGCTGGAAGACTTGGAGAAAGATAAGGATCTAGGTGGCGCCGAAGGAAACAAACGGCGCCGAACCGAAGATGGTCCTGGGGGCAGCGGCCATGCCCTCCATATTGAGTTGGAGAAGTTTGGAAATGATCTCTCAAACCCGATAGCCGAACCGGGCACTGAAACCGAAGAGGTGGAATTATATGCAGGATGCTCGGGAAAAATGGTTCGGATCGGCAAAGATATGGAACCAGGGTTGAAGGAAAAAGTGATTGATGTGGTCCGTCGCTACCATGATGTTTTTGCCTGGGGGCCCGAGGATATGCCAGGGTTGGATGAGTCGATCGCTCGGCACAGACTAAATGTTCATCCACAGGCTGTGCCCGTTAAGCAGAAAAAGAGGAACTTCGCTGTGGAGAGGCAGAAGGTGATTGAGGCCGAAGTGGAGAAGTTATTGGAGGCCAAGTTTATTGAAGAGATAGAGTATCCCGAGTGGTTGGCAAATGTGGTGgtggtcaaaaagtcaaacaacaaATGGAGAATGTGTGTCGATTATACCGACCTCAACAAAAATTGCCCGAAAGATCATTACCCTCTGCCGAACATCGATCAGCTGATAGATGCCACCTCTGGCTATCAAATACTCAGCTTTTTAGACGCATTTTCAGGCTATCATCAGATCGCCATGGATGCCGAGGATATTCCTAAGACAGCATTCATCACCCCGAAGGGAACCTATGCTTACATCAAGATGCCCTTCGGTCTGAAAAATGCGGgggccacttttcaaaggatgGTGAATAAAGTCTTCGCCGATCAGATAGGCCGAAACATGGAATGCTACGTCGATGATATGATAGTAAAGTCCTTGTTTCGAGATCATACCGATGACCTCAAGGAATGCTTTGAGACCCTAAGACGGAACAACATGAAGATCAACCCCGCCAAGTGCACCTTCGGGGTTTGTAGTGGCAAGTTCCTAGGGTATATGGTCAGCGCAAGGGGGATCGAGGCGAATCCTGAAAAAATAAAGGCAGTATTAGAAATGGAAGCCCCGAAGACCATTCGGGACATTCAGAGGCTGACCGGGCGACTGGCAGCCCTCCGAAGGTTCATCTCTCGGTCGGCAGAAAAAGCGCTCCcattttttgaagttttgaagGGAGCCAAGAATTTTGAGTGGGGGCCGAACTGCATAAAGGCCTTCGAAGAAATAAAGGAATATCTGGTTAGAGCCCCTCTATTGCTAAGGCCCGATCCGAAGGAGACCCTCCAGCTGTACTTAGCAGTAACTGACCGAACCCTTGGTGCGGTCTTAGTGAAGGAGCACGAGAATAACCAACACCCGGTCTTCTATGTGTCTCATATGCTGAGGGATGCCGAAAGCCGATACCCGAACGCCGAGAAGTTCGCATATGGGCTGGTCATGGCCTCCCGAAAATTGCGACATTACTTCCAAGGGCGAACGATACAAGTGGTCACCGACCAACCTTTGAAGAAGATCCTCAGCCGACCAGAGGCTTCGGGCAGAGTCGTCGCCTGGTCTGTAGAATTGGGGGAATACGACTTAGAGTACGTTCCCCGAACAGCAATTAAAGCCCAAGCCTTGGTTGACTTCATGGTGGAGTGCATCTTTTCCGGGCCGAAGGACTTGGAGCCGAAGGAACAGCTCATCCGGACTCCAGGAAAGTGGAAGTTGTTTGTGGATGGGTCGGTGGCCGGGTCGAAGTGTGGGGCCGGATTGATCCTTTCTAGTCCCGAGGGATTTGAGATTTGTCAAGCCATCCGGTTCACTTTCCCTTTAACCAACAACGAGGCCGAGTACGAAGCCCTCTTGGCAGGCATGGGTCTAGCGAAAAACCTGGAAGTAAGGCATTTGAGGGCCTTCAGTGACTCCATGCTGGTTGTCAAGCACTTTTCTGGGGAGTATGAACAGAAAGAGCCCCGAACGAAGGCTTACGCCGCTAAAGTACGggaacaaactctgtttttcgaAACATTTGAATTAAGCGCCATCGGTCGGGAGGACAATGGCCGCGCCGATGCTCTCTCTCGTTTAGCCTCGGCCGAAACACAGAATTTGACGGGGTCTATCTACCTGACGGAGGTCAAGATGCCTTCGGTCGACAAGAAAGCTTGCCTGGAGATTCATCAAGGCATAAATTGGATGACCCCCATCCGAGCATATCTAGAAGAGGGGTTCCTGCCCTTAGAAAAGAAGGAAGCCCAAAAGATAAAGTACCGAGCAGCTAGCTACACACTGATCGGGGGCCGACTCTTTAGGCGATCAGTCTCTCAGCCCCTGCTCCGATGCTTGGATCCAGAGGAACAACTTCTGGCTCTGGAGACAGTTCATGAAGGCATCTGCGGCGAACATCTGGCCGGCCGATCCCTAGCCCTAAAGATACTCCGACAGGGATTCTTTTGGCCAACCCTCAGGGAAGATGCGGCCAACTATTCAAAGAAATGCCGACAGTGTCAAATCCACAGCAATGTTCCGAAGCAACCCCCGGAAGAAATGACTTCGGTCCTCAGCCCAATCCCTTTCTCCATGTGGGCCATCGACATAGTTGGAATCCTACCGACCAGCACCCGGCAAGCCAAATATTGCATAGTGGCCATTGATTACATGACAAAGTGGGTCGAGGCCCGACCACTTTCGGCTATCACCGAACAGGCTGCCAAGAAATTCTTCCTGGAGCAAATAATTGTAAGGTTCGGAATACCGATGGTGTGTGTGTCCGATAACGGCACTCAGTTTGTTGGGAAGAAGTTTAAGGAATTCTTGGCCAACTTCGGCATTCAACAGAGATTCAGCTCGGTCGGTCATCCCCAAGGGAACGGGGCGATTGAGGCAGCTAACAAGATCATCTTTCACGGAATTAAGAAGCGCCTTGGAGAAGCTAAGGGATTATGGGCCGAAGAGCTCCCTTGGGTCCTGTGGGCATACCGAACCACTCCTCGCTCTTCGACAGGAGAAACGCCGTTTCGGTTAGCTTACGGGACCGACTCGCTTGTCCCGGTTGAGGTTGGACTGGAATCTTACCGAACCCAGGTCTTCAATCCTGATACCAATGAATATGGCCTCCGAGGCAACCTGGATCTCTTGGAAGAAGAAAGAGAAGCCGCCCATCAGAGGAACGTCCGATACCAACAGCAAGCATCTCAATATTATGATTCGGGTATCCGAAAACGCTCTTTCAGAGTTGGGGACATGGTTCTCCGAGACTTGGCTACTTCCATGCCGACGAAGCAAGGAAAACTTATGCCAAACTGGGAAGGCCCATACACTGTTGTTGAGATAGTTCGGCCGGGAACGTACAAACTTGCCACTCCGGATGGAAGCCCCATTAAGAACACTTGGCATGCTTCCCAGCTCCGGAAATATTATCAGTAA
- the LOC108227376 gene encoding sucrose transport protein SUC4, which translates to MTLFTNHIDQNTHNISQKKLLGVASLATGLQFGWAQSSLLTPYVQELGIPHAWASIIWLCGPLSGLVVHPLVGHMSDRCTSKFGRRRPFIVVQVILIILAVVVIGHSADIGSLLGDTGVSKSRAIVAFFIGFWLFDLANNSTLGSSRALLADLTGKDHRRTQVAFSYFSMFLALGNVLGYATGTYGGLYKFFAFTITSSCSVNCANLKAAFYIDIVFTLITAYICISSGQEQPLISSHEHSPLSGDDPELSSHDRETFLVEMFGTLKFLPAAVWRILLLTSLTMIGWYPFFFYNTDWMGREIYGGNPNEGENYSNGVRMGAFGLLLNSVVVGVTSVFTGKLCQKWGSGFVWGISNILMALCYVSMIVVSLIIKNMESGTGSPSSGYVIAALIIFAILGIPLGITYSVPFALISTQIESLGLGQGLSMGVLNLAIVIPRVFVSVVSGPWDQLFGGGNSPAFVVAAISAFASGVVALFTIPRSITRKTTQEA; encoded by the exons ATGACCTTATTCACTAACCATATAGACCAAAACACACACAATATCTCCCAAAAAAAACTCCTCGGTGTAGCCTCATTAGCCACAGGACTCCAATTCGGATGGGCACAGAGCTCACTTCTAACACCCTACGTTCAAGAACTCGGAATACCACATGCATGGGCTAGCATTATCTGGCTATGTGGTCCGCTCTCGGGGCTCGTGGTTCATCCCCTGGTTGGGCACATGAGTGACCGTTGCACCAGCAAATTTGGTCGTCGAAGGCCTTTTATTGTTGTCCAGGTAATTTTGATCATTCTGGCTGTTGTAGTAATAGGACACTCCGCGGATATAGGATCATTGTTGGGAGATACCGGGGTGAGCAAGAGTCGAGCCATTGTTGCTTTCTTTATCGGCTTTTGGCTGTTTGATTTGGCTAATAACTCCACTCTCGGGTCTAGCAGAGCTCTCCTGGCTGATCTCACTG GAAAGGATCACCGGAGGACTCAAGTAGCGTTTTCGTATTTTTCCATGTTCCTGGCTCTTGGTAATGTTCTTGGATATGCTACTGGCACTTATGGAGGCTTGTACAAATTCTTTGCATTCACCATAACCTCTTCCTGCAGTGTCAACTGTGCCAATCTCAAAGCTGCTTTCTACATCGACATTGTTTTTACACTGATCACAGCTTATATATGCATATCATCCGGTCAGGAGCAGCCTCTAATTTCCAGCCATGAACATAGTCCTCTTTCTGGGGATGATCCTGAACTGTCGAGCCATGACAGAGAAACTTTTCTTGTCGAAATGTTCGGAACATTAAAATTTCTACCAGCTGCAGTCTGGAGGATACTGCTCCTTACCAGCCTTACGATGATTGGATGGTATCCGTTTTTTTTCTACAACACGGATTGGATGGGTCGAGAGATTTATGGTGGCAATCCGAACGAAGGGGAGAATTATAGCAACGGCGTCAGAATGGGAGCATTTGGTCTATTGCTGAATTCAGTTGTTGTTGGGGTTACTTCGGTGTTTACTGGGAAGTTATGTCAGAAATGGGGTTCTGGTTTCGTATGGGGCATCTCAAATATTCTCATGGCCCTATGCTATGTATCGATGATCGTAGTCTCGTTGATCATAAAAAACATGGAATCTGGCACTGGTTCGCCCTCAAGCGGATATGTGATTGCAGCGCTGATCATATTCGCCATTCTTGGCATTCCATTAGGG ATCACCTACAGTGTGCCCTTCGCGTTGATTTCTACACAGATCGAGTCACTGGGACTAGGCCAAGGCTTGTCGATGGGGGTTCTGAATCTGGCTATCGTGATTCCTCGG GTTTTTGTTTCGGTTGTAAGTGGACCTTGGGATCAGTTATTTGGTGGAGGCAATTCACCTGCTTTTGTCGTAGCAGCAATCTCAGCTTTTGCTAGCGGAGTTGTAGCCTTATTCACCATACCCAGAAGCATCACTAGAAAAACGACTCAAGAAGCATGA
- the LOC108227377 gene encoding lariat debranching enzyme translates to MKIAVEGCMHGDLDNVYATLLHLQQSENTTIDLLLCCGDFQAVRNEDDLESLNVPAKFKAMNSFWKYYSGQKVAPIPTIFIGGNHEASNYLWELYYGGWAAPNIYFLGFAGVVKFGNIRIGGLSGIYNERHYRLGHYEKLPYNEGHIRSIYHVREYDVHKLMQVEQPLDIFLTHDWPCGITDYGNWKELVRQKPYFEKEIQDRSLGSKPAAELLQKLKPPYWFSAHLHCKFAAVVQHGEGGPMTKFLALDKCLPGRKFLQIVEIESEPGPYEIQFDEEWLAITRKYNSIFPLTSKPANFREIQLDKQECMQWIRGKLQQRGAKPFEFVQTVRGYDPSLSSSRGSYTGHHRNPQTEAFLQFLELKYYLDNAMETRDQIHSPPMFIANGPSDHNYEDIPIDDVDELEELSEVNDADKVTSVP, encoded by the exons ATGAAAATAGCCGTAGAAGGATGTATGCACGGAGACCTAGACAACGTCTACGCCACTCTCTTACACTTACAACAATCGGAGAACACCACAATCGATCTTCTCCTCTGTTGTGGCGATTTTCAG GCTGTTAGGAATGAGGATGATCTGGAGAGTTTGAATGTTCCGGCGAAGTTCAAGGCGATGAATTCGTTCTGGAAGTATTATTCGGGGCAGAAAGTTGCCCCGATTCCGACGATTTTCATCGGTGGGAATCACGAGGCGTCGAATTACCTCTGGGAGCT ATACTATGGAGGATGGGCGGCACCGAATATATACTTCTTGGGGTTTGCTGGAGTGGTCAAGTTCGGAAACATTCGGATAGGTGGACTCTCTGGAATTTATAATGAGCGTCATTACCGTTTAG GACATTATGAAAAGCTACCATATAACGAAGGGCATATCAGGTCTATTTACCATGTTCGTGAATATGACGTCCATAAGCTCATGCAAGTTGAGCAACCACTTGATATATTTCTTACACACGACTGGCCTTGTGGTATTACTGACTATGGGAATTGGAAAGAGCTTGTTCGTCAAAAACCATACTTTGAGAAAGAG ATTCAGGACAGGTCTCTGGGGAGTAAACCTGCCGCAGAATTACTGCAAAAACTGAAACCTCCTTACTGGTTTTCAGCTCATCTGCACTGCAAATTTGCAGCAGTAGTACAACATGGAGAAGGTGGTCCAATGACTAAATTTCTTGCACTTGATAAATGTCTCCCAGGACGAAAGTTTTTGCAG ATTGTAGAGATTGAATCAGAGCCAGGACCATATGAAATTCAGTTTGATGAAGAATGGCTGGCAATAACTCGGAAATATAATTCCATCTTTCCTTTAACTTCCAAACCTGCAAATTTTAG GGAAATACAGCTTGACAAGCAAGAATGTATGCAATGGATCAGGGGTAAATTACAACAAAGAGGAGCCAAACCATTTGAATTCGTACAAACTGTTCGCGGATATGATCCTTCTCTGTCTTCTTCTCGTGGTTCATATACTG GACATCATCGAAACCCTCAAACAGAAGCTTTTTTGCAGTTTCTTGAACTCAAGTATTATCTTGATAACGCAATGGAAACAAGGGATCAAATCCATAGTCCACCGATGTTTATTGCAAACG GTCCATCTGATCATAATTATGAAGATATTCCgattgatgatgtggatgaatTGGAAGAACTTTCAGAAGTTAATGATGCAGATAAAGTGACGAGTGTCCCATAA